A DNA window from Candidatus Roseilinea sp. contains the following coding sequences:
- the folD gene encoding bifunctional protein FolD: MAKIIDGAAIAATIRAEIKEAVARLKAEHGVTPGLATVLVGDDPASATYVRNKRKACSEVGIASFGYELSASTTQDELMHLMRDLSAREDVHGILVQLPLPAHLDEQAILAAVPLHKDVDGFNPVNLGLLGVKGRQAPFAPCTPQACIELLERSDIRIAGRRAVVLGRSAIVGLPVALMLLARDATVTVCHSRTPNIASITRTADILVAAIGKPRFVTGDMVKAGVVVIDVGINRVPDASNPRGVRLVGDVDFDEVREEASAITPVPGGVGPMTIAMLLRNTLIAAQRRVTGAVG; the protein is encoded by the coding sequence ATGGCAAAGATCATTGACGGCGCGGCGATCGCTGCGACAATTCGGGCCGAGATCAAGGAAGCCGTGGCGCGCCTGAAAGCAGAACATGGCGTGACGCCTGGCTTGGCGACGGTGCTGGTCGGGGACGACCCCGCCTCGGCGACCTACGTGCGCAACAAGCGCAAAGCGTGTTCTGAAGTAGGCATCGCGTCGTTCGGGTATGAGCTTTCTGCGTCCACGACGCAAGACGAGCTGATGCACCTGATGCGCGACTTGAGTGCGCGTGAAGACGTGCATGGCATCCTGGTGCAGTTGCCCCTGCCGGCGCATCTGGATGAGCAAGCGATCCTGGCCGCGGTGCCGCTGCACAAAGATGTGGACGGCTTTAACCCGGTCAATCTGGGACTGCTGGGTGTGAAAGGTCGGCAGGCTCCTTTTGCGCCATGCACGCCCCAGGCCTGCATCGAGCTGCTCGAGCGTAGCGACATCCGCATCGCCGGCCGGCGCGCTGTGGTCTTGGGGCGCAGCGCGATCGTCGGCTTGCCCGTCGCACTGATGCTGCTGGCGCGCGATGCGACGGTGACGGTTTGCCACAGCCGCACGCCCAACATCGCCAGCATCACGCGCACCGCCGACATCCTCGTCGCTGCCATCGGCAAGCCGCGCTTCGTCACCGGTGACATGGTTAAGGCCGGCGTCGTGGTGATTGATGTGGGCATCAACCGCGTCCCAGACGCAAGCAATCCGCGCGGCGTGCGTCTGGTGGGCGATGTGGACTTCGATGAGGTCCGCGAGGAGGCGTCGGCCATTACTCCGGTGCCCGGCGGCGTTGGGCCGATGACGATTGCGATGTTGCTGAGGAACACGCTGATCGCGGCTCAGCGGCGCGTGACGGGCGCGGTGGGATAA